From Epinephelus lanceolatus isolate andai-2023 chromosome 2, ASM4190304v1, whole genome shotgun sequence, one genomic window encodes:
- the cyb5b gene encoding cytochrome b5 type B isoform X2 has protein sequence MGEEINDNLINTCCEPTENANVEENGETVEGGVKCYTLEEIRVHNMSSDTWLIIHDKVYDITGFLEEHPGGEEVLLEQAGADATESFEDVGHSTDAREMLQQYFIGELAMHDRRKDTAKDEQVTNSGESSSWTTWLIPAIVAVVVGVMYRFYMCEHKSS, from the exons ATGGGTGAGGAAATTAACGACAACCTCATTAACACGTGCTGTGAACCCACTGAAAACGCCAATGTTGAGGAAAACGGCGAGACAGTAGAAGGTGGTGTGAAATGTTACACATTAGAGGAGATAAGAGTGCATAATATGAGCAGTGACACATGGCTCATCATCCACGATAAAGTGTATGACATCACAGGTTTCCTTGAAGAG CATCCGGGAGGTGAGGAGGTTTTGCTGGAGCAGGCAGGCGCAGACGCCACTGAGAGCTTTGAGGATGTGGGTCATTCCACAGATGCCAGGGAGATGCTCCAGCAGTACTTCATTGGGGAGCTTGCCATG cACGACAGACGAAAGGACACAGCAAAG GATGAACAAGTCACAAACTCAGGAGAGTCCAG CTCCTGGACCACGTGGTTGATACCTGCGATTGTTGCAGTTGTCGTTGGCGTCATGTATCGCTTCTACATGTGTGAACACAAGTCCTCTTGA
- the cyb5b gene encoding cytochrome b5 type B isoform X1, whose product MGEEINDNLINTCCEPTENANVEENGETVEGGVKCYTLEEIRVHNMSSDTWLIIHDKVYDITGFLEEHPGGEEVLLEQAGADATESFEDVGHSTDAREMLQQYFIGELAMHDRRKDTAKDEQVTNSGESSSSWTTWLIPAIVAVVVGVMYRFYMCEHKSS is encoded by the exons ATGGGTGAGGAAATTAACGACAACCTCATTAACACGTGCTGTGAACCCACTGAAAACGCCAATGTTGAGGAAAACGGCGAGACAGTAGAAGGTGGTGTGAAATGTTACACATTAGAGGAGATAAGAGTGCATAATATGAGCAGTGACACATGGCTCATCATCCACGATAAAGTGTATGACATCACAGGTTTCCTTGAAGAG CATCCGGGAGGTGAGGAGGTTTTGCTGGAGCAGGCAGGCGCAGACGCCACTGAGAGCTTTGAGGATGTGGGTCATTCCACAGATGCCAGGGAGATGCTCCAGCAGTACTTCATTGGGGAGCTTGCCATG cACGACAGACGAAAGGACACAGCAAAG GATGAACAAGTCACAAACTCAGGAGAGTCCAG CAGCTCCTGGACCACGTGGTTGATACCTGCGATTGTTGCAGTTGTCGTTGGCGTCATGTATCGCTTCTACATGTGTGAACACAAGTCCTCTTGA